A genomic region of Octopus sinensis linkage group LG2, ASM634580v1, whole genome shotgun sequence contains the following coding sequences:
- the LOC115225568 gene encoding uncharacterized protein LOC115225568: protein MNAKVFERTLPDDPREEDYIYWKRMLHIYIAKANVPGGSKLKVLLVLCRARTYPIVEESETFEVAIEHLESKFIKKGSNIMMRHKLRTRKQKENESIREFMSSLQVQAKKCEIQTLTADRYQEILIEDAFVAGLQSPSIKQRLLKSSDNSLETLYKLAQTMEVAIEDTCNLSQGSAGIDQPPHLAAAKSACFWCGGDIH from the coding sequence ATGAATGCCAAAGTGTTCGAGAGGACCCTACCAGACGACCCAAGAGAGGAAGATTATATTTACTGGAAACGGATGCTACACATCTACATAGCAAAAGCAAACGTTCCAGGTGGATCTAAACTGAAGGTACTCTTAGTCCTCTGCAGAGCCAGGACCTACCCTATCGTCGAAGAATCCGAAACCTTTGAGGTAGCAATAGAACACCTGGAGTCAAAGTTCATAAAGAAAGGTTCAAACATAATGATGCGCCATAAGCTACGAACtcgaaaacaaaaggaaaacgaaTCTATAAGAGAATTTATGTCAAGCCTTCAGGTGCAGGCCAAGAAGTGTGAAATCCAAACGCTAACGGCAGACCGTTACCAAGAAATTCTAATTGAGGATGCCTTTGTGGCTGGGCTTCAATCACCATCAATCAAACAAAGACTTCTCAAGTCATCAGACAACAGCTTAGAAACACTCTATAAGCTTGCTCAAACCATGGAGGTGGCCATTGAAGACACTTGCAACCTATCGCAAGGCTCAGCTGGTATCGATCAACCACCCCATCTTGCAGCCGCTAAATCAGCATGTTTTTGGTGCGGTGGAGAcatccattaa